The Lysinibacillus pakistanensis genome includes a window with the following:
- a CDS encoding NUDIX domain-containing protein has translation MQRIANLIAVKDGQVLLLQKPRRGWYVAPGGKMECGESIYEAAVREFQEETNVTPLNAHLKGVYTMVIKENNAVVDEWMLYTFVAKDIEGIPFDETREGKLAWHPVEDLNHLPMAEGDRTNLQFAISQAGIQYGTFEYTTDFELLHEKIQISKEQ, from the coding sequence ATGCAAAGAATTGCAAATTTAATTGCCGTTAAAGACGGTCAAGTATTATTACTTCAAAAGCCTAGACGTGGCTGGTACGTAGCTCCAGGTGGAAAAATGGAGTGCGGCGAATCCATCTATGAGGCTGCTGTACGCGAGTTTCAGGAGGAAACAAATGTCACACCATTAAATGCGCATTTAAAGGGTGTTTATACAATGGTTATTAAAGAAAATAATGCAGTCGTTGATGAATGGATGCTTTATACGTTTGTTGCCAAGGATATAGAAGGTATACCTTTTGATGAAACGAGAGAAGGCAAGCTTGCATGGCACCCAGTAGAGGATTTAAACCATTTGCCAATGGCTGAAGGTGATCGGACAAATTTACAATTTGCTATCTCACAAGCAGGCATTCAGTATGGAACATTTGAATATACGACTGACTTTGAATTATTGCATGAAAAAATACAAATATCAAAAGAACAATAA
- the trxB gene encoding thioredoxin-disulfide reductase: MSEEKIYDVVIIGAGPAGMTAAVYTSRANLSTLMIERGIPGGQMANTEEVENYPGFDTILGPELSTKMFEHAKKFGAEYAYGDVSEIIDGEEYKTIKSGAKEYKTRAIIISTGAEYKKMGVPGEKELGGRGVSYCAVCDGAFFKQKNLVVVGGGDSAVEEGVYLTRFAEKVTIVHRRDKLRAQKILQDRAFANEKIDFIWNATVKEINEVNGKVGSVTLQSTVDGTESEFVADGVFVYIGMLPLTKPFESLGILNDAGYILTNDNMETTVPGIFAAGDVREKSLRQIVTATGDGSIAAQAVQHYVEELLEKINA, encoded by the coding sequence ATGTCGGAAGAAAAAATTTATGATGTTGTAATAATTGGTGCAGGTCCTGCAGGAATGACTGCTGCTGTATATACATCACGTGCGAACCTTTCAACTTTAATGATTGAACGTGGTATCCCTGGTGGACAAATGGCAAATACAGAAGAAGTAGAAAACTATCCAGGATTCGATACGATTTTAGGACCAGAGCTGTCTACAAAAATGTTTGAGCATGCTAAAAAGTTTGGTGCAGAATATGCTTACGGCGATGTTTCTGAAATTATCGATGGTGAAGAATATAAAACAATAAAGTCGGGTGCGAAAGAATATAAAACACGTGCCATTATTATTTCTACAGGGGCAGAATATAAAAAAATGGGCGTGCCTGGCGAAAAAGAATTAGGTGGCCGCGGTGTCAGCTATTGTGCAGTTTGTGATGGTGCATTCTTCAAGCAAAAAAATCTAGTAGTCGTAGGTGGCGGAGATTCAGCTGTCGAAGAAGGGGTATACTTAACTCGCTTCGCTGAGAAAGTAACAATTGTTCACCGCCGAGATAAATTGCGTGCACAAAAAATACTTCAAGATCGTGCCTTTGCAAATGAAAAAATTGATTTCATCTGGAATGCAACAGTGAAAGAAATAAATGAAGTTAACGGTAAAGTTGGTAGCGTAACATTACAATCTACTGTAGATGGAACAGAATCTGAATTTGTTGCTGATGGTGTATTTGTTTATATTGGAATGCTACCATTAACAAAGCCATTTGAATCTTTAGGTATTTTAAATGATGCAGGCTATATTTTAACAAATGATAACATGGAAACAACTGTACCAGGTATCTTTGCAGCTGGTGATGTACGCGAAAAATCACTTCGTCAAATTGTAACAGCTACAGGTGATGGAAGTATTGCCGCACAAGCAGTGCAGCATTATGTAGAAGAATTATTAGAGAAAATTAATGCTTAA